TAGTAAATGTCCTGGTCAAAGTCCCAGGGCAGGAAGGCGGCCAGCTTGACGGCGCCCAGGAGCGAGCCGTGGTGGAGCTCGTAGGCCAGGCCGTGCTGGCCCGCGAAGGTGTCCAGCACGGTGATGCCGGCCATGATGGCCTCCCGGCAGCACGGCGCCACCAGGTACGACGCGATCTTCTTCCGGAGATCAGAGCAGCTGATGGCCACCTCCCtgcaggtgaagctgtactgctCGCCGTCGTGGGCCTGGATGGTCTGGAGCGACCACTGTCTGGCGTACGCTTGCCAATCAGAAGCGTCCATCGTAGCCTCCTCCTGCAGGAAGAACATGACGTCAGGGCAGGCTAGCGTGAGGTAGCCCGCCTGCGTCACTCTGGTGTGCCAGTCACGGTAGAGTGCGGGGCCACTCAGAGCGTGACTGAAGGGCACGCGGTGCACGAGGCCCACGCTGGCCAGGACTGGCCCTAACACGTCATCACAGTACATACACTCCTGACCTGAGTGTTGGTAGCCACTCAGGAAGGTGGCGTGATAGTTGGTGAGTGACCGCTGGAGGCAGCCGTGGCGCCACTGGCCGCGGTGGTCACGGTGGCTGCCGCCGGCCACGCCCTGGCCGCCCAGACGGTCCAGCACCCGCACCAGGCGCCCCAGGGCCGAGTGCTGCCACGAGAAGTCTCCCAGACCCTCGCCCAGGAACACATACGGCGTCGTCACTCTACTGACGGCGTCGTCCAGCGCCCTCCCGTCGCTGACGGCGGCGTCCTGTCTCACCACCACAACGGCTCTGTCCGTGACGGGAGACGGATCACCGTCTGAGAGAATGAGAACGATGGTAAGGTTGTAGTGGGAGTTGAGGGCACGCACCACCCGTGACACCCTAGAGGGCTGCCATCccctcgctgccaccaccacactcagcacctGCCTCAGCGGGGGCGCTCCTGTGCACTTCTCCACCACGAATTTGGTGCCGTTGTGGTGCTCCGGACAGACGAGAGTGGCAGGACGGAGCGGCTCTCTGTCCAGGCGAGGGTCGAGTGTGGCTGCCACCTTGTGCAGCTCTCTCCTCCACCGCTCTCCAACACCTGCCATGAAAACATCAACATATTTAACACTATCAAGAGGACATTAATACCTGCATCAAGTAAACCACGTGATTTAGTGTACATAATTACCCAGAGACACCCACTGGCAAGAATATTATTCACTAGCTGGGGTGACAATTAGGGCACCATTCCTGCCCTCGGTCCTATCCTAAATCTTAGTCCCCATattccttcccagtgctgtatagtcgcaaTGGTTTAGTGCTTTCACACACAGTCGCCAGCAATGTACACAACGGCCGTGATCACCAGCATTGTAACATGGAAATTACTCTGGCTAACGCCCCGAGACCCCACGGGTACCCCAGTAACATGAAGGGGGTCACACAGAACCGAGGACCCAAGGATTTACTGTAGTGTAAACAGAACTCCTGGAGTACAACGATTTTCCCAGCGGCTCTCCGAACACCGGCCACGACCAACGGATCAAAGAAAGGCCTCTTTCTCGATGGCTTCAGCCGACAGTGTTGTGACACTTCCGGACGCTGTGCAGTATTAGTAAAGGACAGCCACTCCTAGACCAAACTCTCTTCCTATTTCTTCCTGCTCCAATTTTCCGGAAGGATGCTGTATActcagcctgtcctcctaaggtgccccaacgtcaacaaactgtcgtactaaagtgcccttatcctaatctgccagaggacccaaaacagaaatcgGGACAGTTCGTCACTTtcaccagccgcttccattttctagtacgacaatttttcgccttaggtagagtatacttcAAAATGCTACGTGCTATTAGGAGTACGGGTTGACTGGCCAATTATTTATTAATTCGTATTTCTAATTAAGGCAACCTGTCACATATGACGGGTGTATGTGACAGGGAGATTGCTATTGCCAGCAGTGAGGGCTTCAATCTTGCAAGACGGCAACATTATAATTATTAACGTTGATCACATGCAAGCTACGTACACAATATCTGGGCAGTATACAAATATAACCTGTACACGAGAGGCGTTATAgggagttatggtggtggtgtttaaGGGTTTAGGAAGAGTACCTGGATGTGAGGCCCGCAGGTCCCTCTGCAGCTTGGTGAGTGAGGCGGCCAGGCGCCGTCGCATCTCTGGGGATAAACACGGCTCCTTCGTGGACCTCGACCCCACCTCTGTAACACACGAGTGATGGAAGCTGTAtaaggcatctctctctctctctctctctctctctctctctctctctctctgtctctgtctctgtctctgtctctgtctctgtctctgtctctctctctctctctctctctctctctctctctctctctctctctctctctgtctctctctctctctccctctccctctctctctctctctctctctctctctctctctctctctctctctgtctctgtctctgtctctctctctctctctctctctctctctctctctctctctctctctctctctctctccctctctccctctctctctctctctctctctctctctctctctctctctctctctctctctctctctctctctctctctctctctcactctcactctctgtctctctctctctctctctctctctctctctctctctctctctctctctctctctgtctctgtctctgtctctgtctctgtctctctctctctctctctctctctctctctctctctctctctctctctctctctctctgtctctctctctctctctctctctctctctctctctctctctctctctctctctctctctctctctctctctctctctctgtctctctgtctctctctctctctctctctctctctctctctctctctctctctctctctctctctctctctctctctctctcttctcctaacACAGGGagaagggtagtgtggtggtggtgtgtgagcacaCTACACCCTTGAAGAAGGATGCAGCCGTCGACACATACGTACGTTTGATGCGGGTGTCAGTGATGTAGTTGGTTGTTGTGGTCAGcgtccagagtgtggtgaggagcgCCGCCCCCACCaccgaccacaccaccaccactctccgccCTGAAACACAACACACTCACAGTAAGTGGTAAGTGTGTACAACAACACACTCACAGTAAGTGTGTACAACAACACATTCATAGTAAGTGTGTACAacatcacacacactcacagtaagtgtgtacaacatcacacacactcacagtaagtgtgtacaacatcacacacactcacagtaagTGTGTACAACAACACACTCACAGTAAGTGTGTACAACAACACACTCACAGTAAGTGTGTACAACAACACACTCACAGTAAGTGTGTACAACAACACACTCACAGTAAGTGTGTACAACAACACACTCACAGTAAGTGTATACAACACACAATAAACAACATATTTGTGTttccgagggttgagctctggctctttggtcccgcctctcaactgtcaatcaactggtgtacagattcctgagcctattgggctctatcatatctacacttgaaactgtgtatggagtcagcctccaccacatcactgcttaatgcattccatttgtcaaccactctgacactaaaaaagttctttctaatatctctgtggctcatttgggcactcagtttccacctgtgtcccctagtgcgtgtgccccttgtgttaaatagcctgtctttatcaaccctgtcgattcccttgagaatcttgaatgtggtgatcatgtccccccctaactcttctgtcttccaacgaagttatgtttaattcccgtagtctctcctcctagctcatacctctcagctcgggtactagtctggtggcaaacctttgaaccttttccagtttagtcttatgcttgactagatatggactccatgctggagccgcatactccaggattggtctgacatatgtggtatataatgttctgaaagattccttacacaagtttctaaaggccgttcttatgttagccaacctggcatatgctgctgatgttatcctcttgatatgagcttcaggggacaggtttggcgtgatatcaacccccaggtctttctctctctctgactcctgaagtaattcatctcccagatgataccttgtatctggtctcctgctccctacccctatcttcattacattacatttgcttgggttaaactctaacagccatttgttcaaccattcctgcagcttgtccaggtcttcttgaagcctcaagctgtccttctctgtcttaatccttctcataattttggcgtcgtcagcaaacattgagaggaatgagtctataccctctgggagatcatttacgtatatcagaaacaggataggtccaagtacagagccctgtgggactccactggtgacttcacgccagtctgaggtctcacccctcactgtaactctctgcttcctattgcttaggtactccccttatccactggagcgccctaccagttactcctgcctgtttctccagcttatgcatcaaccttttatggggtactgtgtcaaaggctttccgacagttcaaaaaaatgcagtccgcccagccttctctttcttgcttaatctttgtcacctgatcgtagaattctatcaagcctgtaagacaagatttaccctccctgaacccatgttgatgggttgtcacgaagtctcttctctccagatgtgttactaggttttttctcacaatcttctcacacacacacacacaatgtgtgtgtgtgtgtgtgtacaaacactgtgacaatgtcagaccacgaaagaaggattgagacaggaaattccttaagtactttcgtatacatcctcagaaggatccttctgaagatgtattattaaataggaAAGAACTTAAAAGTCAGACGACTTCCCAATACATTTGGACAGTTTGTGGCCGAGTGGCtatatgttgttgttttagatttagcaacgtggaacaaaaagttccaagtagcacgggctatggcgagcccgtagtggacttacctggcaccggaGCGGGGCTGTACGTGAGTGACTATAGTACTGGACATGTCAAAGGGGCCTGAAGACCCTGActgaccgggttcgaatccttcatggggtCATTCGTATTATGATGCATGTTGGCTTGGGAAACATTCATTGATTAATTTGCGCTTTTCACAAAAGCTGCAAAAATTGTTTTCTTATGCAATCGTGCGCATCGACCTTAAACAATtttttcataaacacttacactGAAGACACTTAAGGTTGCACTTATCTCTCACACACTACCATAAACTTGCACATTCAAATTCCTGTCTCAACCTTACTCTTATTGCACAAATGCCCAATCTTTCACACACTTTCTCAAGCACAAGGTCACTTCTATACAATTCATACACTATCAAACACAAACTTGCTCAATTCTCAGTATCTTACACAGATCACAAACACAATCTTGCACACAGTTTAAAAAGCAGTCATTTCTAGtcaactgttacgaccctgggttcctcagtggaaaccagaggtcaaaattgagctaaataaactaccttatAGTATTGGGGACGCATGGCGAGCTGCATTTgtcgtatcttccctgccagacgtaagacgattcttgtttctcacagagcatgtaaagactgagctgggggttgattattaaataataaaataggcaccaactatgtttactaatactttctaatcatttgtaaagtaaacctgagtaaacttgggataggaatgctgtacgattagttgagtagtctgctggcagcgagtgaactgagggaggagagtggagatGATCTCTCTTCTCTGACTGGCGTTCGTGGGAGTCAAGACCTTGCTGAGCTGCTCTGCACTCCTCTAcctttcctcttacttatttcccttaccttaagttcctgtaccattaagttaagtcctgtgttttttaagtgtgcctactctgggttTGTAAGATGGGTGGAGACCTTGGGGTAGTATTTgttagtgttttgggtacccattagtgttgtgttagggtaccacgtgggctcAATACCCCCTAAGCTGCCCAAGCTTCAAGtgcttcactagtagtactttaccctagcttgttctcagtgtaaaccttgtatcctgcttatgtggatcaaggcttttaacgtaagatagtgtggtaaagtaattcttattattgttattggtgtgaatgtatatgggggggttgttaaggggttaataaataagttaagttagtaaaggagtatccattcttcctgtgtaggagatctatgatcaacctctagactgacattatcttgtagccaattaatattcactgtggatattccacttgggggccgggccttttagatctcccatatttgataactcttaatgctaactactgcccctacatccatttatactagatcccccatagtacagactcccATATTTAACAtcaactcacacacactctctcttaaACAGGACCTAACACAAACTTGCACAATTATCAATGTCTTACACAAAGCACGTaacacacagatatcacaatagcGTATGCATCAAATGACCggctctgtggatttgttcactaacACTTATACGAATTCACTCTTCTTTCATCCCAACTTATCCATCCCCCTAACCTATCTTAGTTTTCCTTCGTAATTCACAGTCATCTATCCTCTGTGTATCCTCTCAATAATGACATTCTTTCCCTCACAATTTTCACATCAATACCATTCCTTCctaaaggcactacgggctcaccatagcccgtgttacttggaactttttgttccaggtagcgaatctttaacaacaacaacattccttCCTACTTATTTTAGGCTTCGTAAATGTATACCTTTCCACTGCGTTTCTCTCAATAACACTACACCGTCTCAGTACACAAAAATTTCCACGCAGCTTTTCTGTGCCATACTCTGTGTGTACTTTGAGAGAGAAATCTATTGTTTCTGTACAAGTTTAATCAGCATGTACTCCAATATTTCTTACCAACACATCCTACCATTTTAGTAATCTTAGTCAAGGAAACGTATATTCTACAGCTCGATCTCTCATCACAAATTTATATTCGGATTCAAAGCTTTCGTAAGATCTCACAATGAACTTTATTCTCGCCTAGACGGAGGTTCTTATTTCCAATTCTTGGTCATGTTATCAACTCTTGTGCGCATGAGCAGTGTTCCAGGCATTCGTGAAATGTTCAATATTTCTCACTTTGAGGTGTTTTGCACTACTCAGTGCCTCCTCCTTCGCTCGATCAGTTCCCATGCACGGGAGACAATTCCCAAGTCTCCATCATCTATCAGTCAGTTATTTACGAGTAAACCTCTATTATCTATCAGTCAGTCGGTTATTTACGAGTAAACCTCTATTATCTATCAGTCAGTCAGTTATTTACGAGTAAGCCTCTATTATCTATCAGTCAGTCAGTTATTTATGATAAAGTCTTACTTCAGGTAACcatctgttacgaacccggatccagcgtccgcgcccggagcagtgacgaccgcgccatctgtgggtcagctcccgaaaccccctccaaacggacgacgacacatggtgaggacgacgtgtactggcctcgagggccagtttccagtctggttcagcgctcaacacagccgctgctgacctctggtgaggtggtgctcagacaccagcgccatctatggagtggataggtgggcgtttgtgtctgagcctgtaagtgaggtgccttagtgtgtcccagttattgatgacgtgtctgcttacagagtcgacctgggactgctgtgatggaagttgagtcagtctacccaaggcagccgtctccataccttgtgctttgctgcagcagctgtgaagtcgtcccccggaagaacactgtggtgttaccctgccagtggagtggcagtagaaggattacccgggaccgactgctggagacgattatccactggggtactgaggacaggagagtgatttgtggtatcacacgaggctcctgtctagggcgttacccttatatcgtttgtggagtggcctgaccagccttgctgatccggaacctgccagcagaccggctggacttgtggttgacggcctccacggcggtgcccccagtggagctgtattttggctggcctgtgtctggggtagactcagcttgatcgaaggattcgtcaagagaccacgaggataaagagcaccgaggactcagcaccgagagcctggatccagagtcttcagcagaagaccattgtgtatttcccctgtacagtgttaatacccctcccccaatgcacttcttttatatatataatttatttggtgatggtaacaattataatcttaagttcttaactttctttcccttccccctttacgtttcttgcgtcacggatcacatcccttgaaagccactactggcttggggccggatacaacttcctctaacaacatcagagtaggaACCCCGttacgtcccgagagggccgtaacaccatcTTTATTTCGTATGTTCTCTACCTCAACATAAATTTGACGCAATAATTAATCCCGTTTCCAAAACAATCACAAGTTCTGAGCACAGTTTCGCACATTGATCAGTTCATTCCCCTCTGAATTTACTAATAGAGTTTACTCATAATTACTGCGAGTTTACTAATAGTGGCCAATTCCACAATATTTCATCTCGCCCAGGCGTTAGTATTCCCAATGCTaggcaccagtctccgtggtgtagtggtaagacactcgcctggcgttccgcgagcgctatgtcatgggttcgtatcctggccggggaggatttactgggcgcaaatccttaactgtagcctctgtttaacccaacagtaaaatgtgtacttggttgtaacaaggattcttcgcggcggggatcgtattccagggacctgcccgaaatgctacgcgtactagtggctctacaagaatgtaacaactcttgtatatatctaaaaaaaaaaaaacaatatatatatattttccacagAAGGAGCTCATATGTCCATCCATACCATCA
This genomic window from Procambarus clarkii isolate CNS0578487 chromosome 1, FALCON_Pclarkii_2.0, whole genome shotgun sequence contains:
- the LOC123753402 gene encoding uncharacterized protein, with translation MESVPAKGRRVVVVWSVVGAALLTTLWTLTTTTNYITDTRIKQVGSRSTKEPCLSPEMRRRLAASLTKLQRDLRASHPGVGERWRRELHKVAATLDPRLDREPLRPATLVCPEHHNGTKFVVEKCTGAPPLRQVLSVVVAARGWQPSRVSRVVRALNSHYNLTIVLILSDGDPSPVTDRAVVVVRQDAAVSDGRALDDAVSRVTTPYVFLGEGLGDFSWQHSALGRLVRVLDRLGGQGVAGGSHRDHRGQWRHGCLQRSLTNYHATFLSGYQHSGQECMYCDDVLGPVLASVGLVHRVPFSHALSGPALYRDWHTRVTQAGYLTLACPDVMFFLQEEATMDASDWQAYARQWSLQTIQAHDGEQYSFTCREVAISCSDLRKKIASYLVAPCCREAIMAGITVLDTFAGQHGLAYELHHGSLLGAVKLAAFLPWDFDQDIYYDCKDRRTWESLNGYLKGRKTGCHVRLSSARRQLVLQCATFFVDMVCRSPLTGHSLPAGYRNVTTWVEYGGRRVSVMANPGAAVRDQTGPENLRHAQHWRVPARPAAGAWRPCHTPATQACLDHHPADGSLAFSHPPVCLP